A genomic stretch from Limisphaerales bacterium includes:
- a CDS encoding terpene cyclase/mutase family protein — translation MALLRTFILLLTASGLLGADKVKPRPRDNVKVPPATEKIIQGALKYMASQQKADGSWGSSREELRHPVALTGYVLIAFQAAGNLPGEGPYGKHVTKGMNYLLNQIGPGGIYGKYASGQYMYGHGVATIALGELYGQTKSPIIRAKLEKTIKLIIASQNSQGGWRYRPVVRDADISVTVLQVVALRAAKNAGIDVPQRTIDNAVKYVRACHHASSGGFSYQPGSSPGYARTAAAIYSLQVCGHYEDPLVAKGSKYLFANHRASQEWYVYGNFYAAPAQYMIGGKTWEQWYRVVGTSILKTARRTGDTVHWESQGRGGVGAIYTTSVFTTILAMPYHYLPLYQR, via the coding sequence ATGGCTCTACTCCGTACGTTTATTTTATTGCTTACTGCCTCCGGGTTGCTTGGCGCCGACAAGGTCAAGCCGCGTCCGCGCGATAACGTGAAGGTGCCACCCGCTACTGAAAAAATAATCCAGGGCGCGCTCAAATATATGGCCAGTCAGCAAAAGGCCGATGGCTCGTGGGGGAGTAGCCGTGAGGAATTGCGCCATCCCGTGGCACTCACCGGTTACGTCCTCATCGCTTTCCAAGCCGCCGGTAATCTCCCCGGCGAAGGGCCGTACGGCAAGCACGTCACCAAGGGGATGAATTATTTACTCAACCAAATTGGCCCGGGCGGCATTTATGGGAAGTACGCCAGCGGCCAATATATGTACGGGCACGGCGTGGCCACCATTGCGCTGGGCGAACTCTACGGCCAAACCAAGTCGCCGATCATCCGGGCCAAGCTTGAGAAAACCATCAAGCTCATCATCGCCAGCCAAAATTCTCAGGGCGGCTGGCGGTACCGGCCGGTGGTGCGCGATGCGGATATTTCCGTCACCGTGCTGCAAGTCGTTGCTCTGCGAGCAGCCAAGAATGCCGGCATCGATGTGCCTCAACGCACCATTGATAACGCGGTGAAATATGTCCGCGCCTGTCATCACGCCAGTTCGGGCGGGTTTAGTTATCAACCCGGCTCATCCCCCGGTTACGCCCGCACAGCGGCCGCTATTTATTCCCTGCAAGTGTGTGGGCATTACGAGGATCCATTAGTGGCAAAAGGGTCCAAATATCTTTTTGCAAACCACCGCGCCTCGCAGGAGTGGTATGTGTACGGCAACTTTTACGCTGCGCCCGCGCAATATATGATTGGCGGCAAGACATGGGAGCAATGGTATCGCGTGGTTGGCACCTCCATCCTCAAGACCGCGCGCCGTACTGGCGACACCGTCCACTGGGAATCGCAGGGCCGCGGCGGTGTGGGGGCGATCTACACCACCTCCGTTTTCACCACCATCCTCGCGATGCCCTATCATTATCTGCCGCTGTATCAGCGGTAG
- a CDS encoding SLC13 family permease, with translation MNLEQGIVLGVIAMTFGLFAWGKWRYDVVAVIALFSLVVGDVVLEKILRREESNLIDPDHALDGFGHAAVITVAAVLVISRALRNSGVVDLIARRLMPLAKNQLLHITSLCVVAAVLSAFMNNVGALALLLPVALKTASEQNRSPTLILMPLAFASILGGMITMIGTPPNIIISIFREEHTAAGEAFGMFAFSPVGGMVALFGVAFVALIGWRLIPKDAQKKSGTEELFALNEYITEVRVPEDCKFVGKTLGEVEKETGEKMMVFGFIRKDGKVISPNRNNLVRADARYLVKVDPLDLQVIMDESGLRLAKELRARMDSIEGDDVTFSEVLVTPTSHLLGRTRAELRRRTSGSVVLMAVARQGQPMRKRLGDIEFRVGDVLLLQGNGDDLKEHVINLHLLPLAERELQVGIFSKVSVAVGIFGAAIALSMFDVLPTTLAFLGAIIAYVFLGILPMRDLYRQIDWPVIVLLGAMIPVSGALQDTGLTDKIADIVNDHKGNVPAWGILAVLMVLTMTLSDVINNAATALIMAPIGVGIALQMGASPDPFLMAVAVGASCAFLTPIGHQCNALILGPGGYRFGDYWRMGLPLEVLIVAGSVPLILYRFPLFPGG, from the coding sequence ATGAATTTGGAGCAGGGGATTGTGTTGGGCGTGATTGCGATGACCTTTGGGTTGTTCGCGTGGGGGAAGTGGCGCTACGACGTGGTGGCGGTGATCGCGCTGTTCTCGTTGGTGGTGGGGGATGTGGTGCTGGAAAAAATCCTGCGGCGTGAGGAATCCAATCTCATTGATCCCGATCACGCGCTGGACGGGTTTGGGCACGCGGCGGTGATTACGGTGGCGGCGGTTTTGGTGATTAGCCGGGCGTTGCGCAATTCGGGTGTGGTGGATCTCATCGCGCGTCGGCTGATGCCGCTGGCCAAAAATCAATTACTGCACATCACCAGCTTGTGCGTGGTGGCGGCGGTGCTCTCGGCGTTTATGAATAACGTGGGCGCGTTGGCGTTGCTGCTGCCGGTGGCCCTGAAAACGGCCAGTGAGCAAAACCGATCGCCCACGCTGATTCTGATGCCGCTGGCGTTTGCCAGTATTCTGGGTGGGATGATCACGATGATCGGCACGCCGCCTAATATTATTATTTCCATTTTCCGTGAGGAACACACGGCGGCGGGCGAGGCGTTTGGGATGTTCGCCTTTTCGCCGGTGGGCGGAATGGTGGCGTTGTTCGGCGTGGCGTTCGTGGCGTTGATTGGTTGGCGGTTGATTCCGAAGGACGCGCAGAAAAAATCCGGCACGGAGGAATTATTTGCGCTCAATGAATACATCACCGAAGTGCGCGTGCCGGAGGATTGCAAGTTTGTGGGCAAGACGCTGGGTGAGGTGGAAAAGGAAACGGGCGAGAAGATGATGGTGTTCGGGTTCATCCGCAAGGATGGCAAAGTGATTTCGCCGAACCGAAACAATCTCGTGCGGGCGGATGCGCGTTATTTGGTGAAAGTGGATCCGCTGGATTTACAGGTGATTATGGATGAATCCGGCCTGCGTTTGGCCAAAGAACTGCGCGCGAGGATGGATAGCATCGAGGGGGACGACGTGACCTTTAGTGAGGTGTTGGTGACGCCCACTTCGCATTTGCTGGGCCGCACGCGGGCGGAATTACGGCGGCGCACTTCGGGAAGTGTGGTGCTGATGGCGGTGGCGCGGCAAGGGCAGCCGATGCGCAAACGACTGGGCGACATCGAGTTTCGAGTGGGCGACGTGCTGCTCCTGCAGGGCAACGGCGACGATCTCAAGGAGCACGTGATTAATCTGCACTTGTTGCCGCTGGCGGAGCGTGAATTGCAGGTGGGCATCTTCTCCAAAGTAAGCGTCGCGGTGGGCATCTTTGGCGCGGCGATCGCGTTGAGTATGTTTGATGTGTTGCCCACCACGCTGGCTTTTCTCGGCGCGATTATCGCTTATGTGTTTTTGGGCATTTTGCCGATGCGTGATTTGTATCGCCAAATCGATTGGCCAGTCATCGTTTTATTGGGGGCGATGATCCCCGTGAGCGGCGCGTTGCAGGATACGGGGCTCACTGATAAAATCGCCGACATTGTCAACGACCACAAAGGCAATGTGCCCGCGTGGGGGATCCTCGCGGTTTTGATGGTGCTGACGATGACCCTCTCCGACGTGATCAACAATGCCGCGACCGCGCTCATTATGGCCCCCATCGGGGTGGGCATCGCGCTGCAAATGGGCGCGAGTCCCGATCCCTTCCTGATGGCCGTGGCGGTGGGCGCTTCGTGCGCGTTTCTCACACCCATCGGTCACCAGTGCAACGCGCTCATCCTCGGTCCGGGTGGGTATCGATTTGGCGATTATTGGCGGATGGGTTTGCCGCTGGAAGTGCTGATTGTGGCGGGGAGCGTGCCCTTGATTTTATATCGATTCCCGCTGTTCCCCGGCGGTTAA
- a CDS encoding DUF4339 domain-containing protein, with amino-acid sequence MMIHVMRDGQQFGPYTLEDVNAYLAQGTLLATDQAWYEGAPDWMLITQVPGVASPGAAPAPEIAAPVAAAVDPMAAANPAVAAADAATVSAANQGGKKKKIMIIAGSAVGVLAIAGVLCFVYPGFLKDDAGEGGGDEGGGNAGGGGGGGGETFAAVVEPILKKSTCYNCHDGQDPEDKANRALNLTKNDSILADVTPGNPGDSELISRLKDAGNSMPPEGKGEMLSADDVAKIEAWIKAGAKF; translated from the coding sequence ATGATGATTCACGTGATGCGCGACGGGCAGCAATTCGGCCCGTACACCCTTGAAGATGTAAACGCTTATTTGGCGCAAGGGACTTTGTTGGCTACTGATCAGGCGTGGTACGAAGGCGCGCCCGATTGGATGCTCATCACCCAAGTGCCTGGCGTAGCCAGCCCCGGTGCGGCTCCCGCCCCGGAGATTGCTGCGCCCGTGGCAGCCGCCGTCGATCCTATGGCTGCGGCCAATCCCGCCGTTGCCGCAGCGGATGCCGCAACGGTGTCTGCCGCCAATCAAGGCGGCAAGAAAAAGAAAATCATGATCATCGCCGGTTCTGCCGTGGGCGTGTTGGCGATTGCGGGGGTGCTGTGTTTTGTGTATCCGGGATTTTTGAAGGACGATGCAGGGGAGGGTGGCGGTGATGAAGGCGGCGGCAATGCGGGTGGCGGAGGTGGTGGAGGCGGCGAAACGTTTGCTGCTGTGGTAGAACCCATTTTGAAAAAAAGTACATGCTACAATTGCCACGATGGACAAGATCCAGAAGACAAAGCCAATCGGGCGCTTAACCTGACAAAGAATGATTCTATTTTGGCGGATGTTACTCCAGGTAACCCGGGGGACAGTGAGTTGATTTCGCGTTTGAAGGACGCCGGTAATTCAATGCCGCCGGAGGGGAAAGGGGAGATGTTATCTGCCGATGACGTCGCCAAAATCGAAGCGTGGATCAAAGCCGGCGCTAAATTTTAG
- a CDS encoding DUF4339 domain-containing protein, with protein MLIHVSRDGEQFGPYTLEDANAYLVQGSLLPTDQAWFEGTADWIPITDVPGIEWRSTPMVASAVAATGGESKTFLYAGIAAGVLVIFGVVGWGYPGVFKKKEPSTAADADSADKPKNPSKSISSASDSTSFAKTAEPIFRKYGCFDCHSSKESNKVEADFDLSDRTTWKAFLSPNQKGNPVTTPLVLAITATDANGKPMPPRGNRVSDAEVERIKKWIVSEWGM; from the coding sequence ATGTTGATTCACGTAAGCCGCGACGGAGAACAGTTTGGCCCTTATACGTTGGAGGACGCCAACGCGTATCTCGTTCAAGGCTCGCTGTTGCCTACGGATCAGGCGTGGTTTGAGGGCACGGCGGATTGGATTCCGATCACTGACGTGCCGGGGATTGAATGGAGGAGCACGCCGATGGTTGCATCGGCGGTAGCAGCAACGGGAGGCGAATCAAAGACCTTTTTGTACGCGGGCATCGCAGCGGGTGTGTTGGTGATTTTCGGCGTGGTGGGGTGGGGCTATCCGGGGGTGTTCAAGAAAAAAGAACCATCGACAGCTGCGGATGCTGACTCTGCTGATAAACCAAAGAATCCCTCCAAATCAATCTCAAGCGCATCCGACTCCACAAGTTTTGCAAAAACGGCCGAGCCGATTTTTCGCAAGTACGGTTGCTTCGATTGCCACAGCTCCAAGGAAAGCAATAAGGTGGAGGCAGATTTTGACTTGAGCGATCGCACTACGTGGAAAGCGTTTCTCTCGCCCAATCAAAAAGGCAATCCGGTCACCACGCCGCTCGTGCTTGCCATCACGGCCACCGACGCCAATGGTAAACCCATGCCCCCGCGCGGCAATCGCGTGAGCGATGCGGAGGTGGAGAGGATTAAAAAATGGATCGTCTCGGAATGGGGAATGTAG
- a CDS encoding tetratricopeptide repeat protein, producing MKTLKPAERHHLRAAEGWLELGNPAEALAELEHIAENRLSHPDVLEVSWLLFAQEHNWPACVKTADLLVQEAPDRPGGWIHRSFALHELERTEEAFDLLYHVRDSFPDQWVIPYNLACYLAQMGRIHEAAEELASALEVDSNAVKNAASVDPDLEPLRAQLEKLSKQ from the coding sequence ATGAAAACGCTCAAACCAGCCGAACGACATCACCTCCGCGCCGCGGAGGGCTGGCTGGAATTGGGCAACCCCGCCGAAGCGCTGGCTGAGTTGGAGCACATCGCCGAGAACCGGTTGAGCCATCCGGACGTGCTCGAAGTGAGCTGGCTACTTTTCGCGCAGGAACATAACTGGCCCGCTTGTGTCAAGACTGCCGACCTCTTGGTGCAAGAGGCTCCCGACCGACCCGGCGGCTGGATCCATCGCTCGTTCGCGCTGCACGAACTCGAGCGCACGGAGGAAGCCTTTGATTTGCTTTACCACGTCCGCGATAGTTTTCCTGATCAATGGGTGATTCCGTATAATCTGGCCTGTTACCTCGCGCAAATGGGCCGCATCCACGAAGCTGCCGAGGAACTCGCCTCCGCGCTTGAAGTGGATTCCAACGCCGTGAAAAATGCCGCCTCAGTGGATCCCGATTTGGAACCCTTACGAGCGCAGCTGGAAAAACTTTCGAAGCAGTGA
- a CDS encoding Glu/Leu/Phe/Val dehydrogenase, protein MQNGNELTFRENVDRMFDRAAATLDLPMGLADQIRTCNGVYQMKFGVELRGGYQVITGWRAVHSEHQLPVKGGIRYAYFANQEEVEALAALMSYKCAIVDVPFGGSKGALRIRPKDYSEEELEHITRRFTVELAKRGLINPGLNVPAPDMGTGEREMAWMADEYRQLFPNDINGFGCVTGKPVSMGGILGRTEATGRGVQFGLREFFRHPEDVKSAGLTGDLGGKTMVVQGLGNVGYHASKFFSEEDGVKITAVIERDGAVINDDGLDIEALYQHKLETGGVNGFPGAEHIEDGAPVLEKECDILLPAAMEGQITQKNAGRIQAKIIAEAANGPVTFNADQTLRERGVVIIPDAFLNAGGVTVSYFEWIKNLSHIRFGRMERRYEEAKGRALVEAIEEAVGKKVSDSITQRLIQGADELTLVRSGLDDTMREAYNTIAEIHRSRDAVEDLRTAAFVRAIEKIAHCYSSMEL, encoded by the coding sequence ATGCAAAACGGCAATGAACTGACTTTTCGGGAGAATGTTGATCGAATGTTCGATCGAGCCGCCGCCACACTCGATTTGCCAATGGGATTGGCCGATCAAATCCGCACCTGCAACGGCGTGTATCAGATGAAATTTGGAGTTGAGTTGCGCGGAGGTTATCAAGTCATCACCGGCTGGCGCGCGGTACACAGCGAACATCAACTGCCGGTGAAAGGCGGCATCCGGTACGCGTATTTTGCAAATCAGGAAGAAGTGGAAGCGCTCGCGGCGTTGATGAGTTACAAGTGCGCGATCGTCGACGTGCCCTTCGGCGGTTCCAAAGGCGCGCTCCGCATTCGCCCCAAAGATTATAGCGAGGAAGAACTCGAACACATTACCCGTCGCTTTACCGTGGAATTGGCCAAGCGCGGGCTGATCAATCCCGGCCTCAACGTGCCTGCGCCGGATATGGGCACGGGAGAGCGCGAGATGGCGTGGATGGCGGATGAGTATCGCCAACTTTTCCCCAACGACATCAACGGCTTCGGCTGTGTGACTGGCAAACCGGTTTCGATGGGCGGCATTCTCGGGCGCACGGAAGCTACCGGCCGCGGCGTGCAGTTTGGATTACGCGAATTTTTCCGGCATCCGGAGGATGTGAAATCCGCCGGGCTCACCGGCGATCTCGGCGGCAAAACGATGGTCGTCCAAGGCCTCGGCAACGTGGGCTATCACGCCTCAAAATTTTTCAGTGAAGAAGATGGAGTGAAAATCACCGCCGTCATTGAGCGTGACGGTGCGGTGATTAATGACGACGGCCTCGACATCGAGGCCCTCTATCAACACAAGCTGGAAACCGGCGGTGTGAATGGATTCCCCGGTGCGGAACACATCGAAGATGGCGCGCCGGTTTTGGAAAAGGAGTGCGACATTCTGCTGCCCGCCGCGATGGAAGGCCAAATCACTCAAAAAAACGCCGGCCGCATCCAAGCCAAAATCATCGCTGAAGCCGCCAATGGCCCCGTGACGTTTAATGCCGATCAAACCCTCCGCGAACGCGGCGTGGTCATTATTCCTGATGCATTTTTAAATGCCGGCGGTGTGACGGTATCTTATTTTGAATGGATCAAAAACCTCTCACACATTCGTTTCGGCCGAATGGAGCGGCGTTACGAGGAAGCCAAAGGCCGCGCGCTCGTCGAAGCCATCGAGGAAGCCGTTGGCAAAAAAGTCAGCGACAGCATCACCCAACGCCTCATCCAAGGCGCAGACGAACTCACCCTCGTCCGCTCCGGCCTCGATGACACCATGCGCGAAGCGTATAATACGATTGCCGAGATTCATCGTTCTCGCGATGCTGTGGAAGATTTGCGCACGGCTGCTTTTGTGCGCGCCATCGAAAAAATTGCACACTGCTACAGCAGCATGGAATTATGA
- a CDS encoding PQQ-binding-like beta-propeller repeat protein produces the protein MKRAVFLFVTILSLNSFVASAEDWPEFRGPGAQGHADAQKLPIEFGANKNLKWKVPVPGSGWSTPAIVKGKIYLTSALPVGDGFSLNALCLDARTGRIVWNQPLINVAKASRTHRKNTQASPSPIVSGNHIYAHFGDMGTVCLDLTGKTVWKNETLKYSSVHGNGGTPVLVNGKLIFSCDGSKNPFVVALDAENGKIAWRVNRSVNAKRKFSFSTPLVLRTGAGTQLLLPGSDMIGAYHPDTGNEIWRATFDGYSVVPRPVVGHGMVFFSTGFDRAKAIAVKLGGKGDVTDSHLAWTLTKGAPHTPSMLLVGTELYMVSDGGIGSCIDAITGKVIWSERFGGGHSASPIFADGKLYFTNEAGVVTVVAAGKKFTVLAKNNLGARALASPAVADGALFIRTAEHLWKFQH, from the coding sequence ATGAAACGCGCTGTTTTTTTATTCGTCACAATTTTGTCTCTGAATTCATTTGTCGCTAGCGCTGAAGATTGGCCCGAGTTTCGCGGCCCCGGCGCACAAGGCCATGCGGATGCACAAAAGCTGCCGATCGAGTTTGGGGCCAATAAAAATCTCAAATGGAAAGTCCCGGTACCTGGATCTGGCTGGAGTACGCCGGCAATTGTGAAAGGGAAAATCTATCTTACCTCTGCCCTCCCCGTGGGCGACGGTTTTTCGCTCAACGCCCTGTGCCTTGATGCGCGGACAGGTCGGATCGTCTGGAATCAACCGCTCATCAATGTGGCAAAAGCTTCACGCACCCACCGAAAAAATACTCAGGCAAGCCCCTCACCCATTGTCAGCGGGAATCATATCTATGCACACTTCGGCGACATGGGCACTGTCTGCCTTGATCTCACGGGGAAAACAGTTTGGAAAAATGAAACCTTAAAATACTCATCAGTCCACGGCAATGGCGGCACGCCCGTATTGGTGAATGGCAAATTAATATTCAGCTGTGATGGATCAAAGAACCCGTTTGTGGTGGCACTTGATGCGGAAAACGGAAAAATTGCCTGGCGCGTAAACCGCAGTGTAAACGCAAAACGAAAGTTTTCGTTCAGCACGCCACTCGTGCTGCGAACGGGAGCCGGCACTCAACTCCTGCTCCCGGGCAGCGACATGATCGGCGCGTACCACCCGGACACCGGTAATGAAATTTGGCGGGCCACATTCGACGGATATTCAGTGGTTCCCCGGCCGGTGGTCGGGCACGGAATGGTTTTTTTTAGCACGGGCTTCGACCGTGCCAAGGCAATCGCAGTGAAGCTCGGCGGCAAAGGTGACGTGACTGATTCTCATTTGGCGTGGACCCTGACAAAAGGCGCTCCGCACACGCCGAGTATGTTGCTGGTGGGCACTGAACTTTATATGGTATCCGATGGCGGGATCGGCAGTTGTATTGATGCCATAACCGGCAAAGTGATTTGGAGTGAACGATTCGGCGGCGGCCATTCAGCTTCTCCTATTTTTGCGGATGGAAAATTATATTTCACCAACGAAGCCGGGGTGGTGACGGTCGTTGCCGCCGGGAAAAAATTTACGGTCCTCGCAAAAAACAACCTAGGCGCACGCGCGCTCGCTTCCCCCGCAGTCGCTGACGGGGCGCTCTTCATACGCACCGCCGAACATCTTTGGAAATTTCAGCATTAA
- a CDS encoding sugar kinase — protein sequence MSVLELKPAVQCRHDLVALGEIMLRLDPGEGRVRTARQFDAWEGGGEYNVARGLRRCFGLRTAVVSAFADNEVGRLVEDFILQGGVGVDYLQWRDYDGIGRRVRNGLNFTERGFGIRGAKGVPDRGNTAAAQLKKGDINWQKIFGEDGSRWFHTGGIFAALSDTTPEVVIEAVQAAKQHGTIVSYDLNYRPSLWEGIGGHAKAQEVNREIAKHVDVMIGNEEDFTACLGFEVEGVDENISSIEVDAFKTMISTAVEVFPNFKATATTLRAVQSATINDWGAICWADGDFYEAANREGLEILDRVGGGDSFASGLIYGFLATGDPQQAVEYGAAHGALAMTTPGDTSMATLVEVERLMSGGGARVQR from the coding sequence ATGTCTGTTCTTGAATTAAAACCCGCTGTCCAGTGCCGGCATGATCTCGTTGCGCTGGGTGAAATTATGCTGCGACTGGATCCCGGCGAAGGTCGCGTGCGCACGGCACGGCAGTTTGATGCGTGGGAAGGCGGCGGCGAATATAACGTGGCTCGCGGTTTGCGGCGGTGCTTCGGGCTGCGCACGGCGGTGGTGTCGGCTTTTGCGGACAATGAGGTGGGGCGGTTGGTGGAGGACTTTATTCTGCAAGGCGGCGTGGGGGTGGATTACCTCCAGTGGCGCGACTACGACGGCATCGGTCGCAGGGTGCGCAACGGGCTCAATTTCACTGAACGCGGCTTTGGGATTCGTGGTGCGAAAGGTGTGCCCGATCGCGGCAACACTGCAGCGGCACAGCTCAAAAAAGGAGACATTAACTGGCAGAAAATTTTTGGTGAAGATGGCTCACGTTGGTTTCACACGGGCGGAATTTTCGCTGCGCTTAGCGACACCACACCCGAGGTTGTTATCGAGGCGGTGCAAGCGGCCAAACAACATGGCACGATTGTTTCGTACGATTTGAATTACCGGCCAAGTCTGTGGGAAGGCATTGGCGGCCACGCCAAGGCGCAGGAGGTGAACCGTGAAATTGCCAAGCACGTGGATGTGATGATTGGCAACGAAGAGGATTTCACAGCGTGCCTCGGCTTTGAGGTGGAAGGCGTGGATGAAAATATTTCGAGCATCGAAGTGGACGCTTTTAAAACAATGATCAGCACGGCCGTGGAGGTATTCCCGAATTTCAAAGCCACGGCCACTACACTGCGCGCTGTGCAAAGCGCCACGATTAATGATTGGGGCGCTATCTGTTGGGCGGATGGTGATTTTTATGAAGCCGCAAATCGCGAGGGGTTGGAAATTCTCGATCGCGTGGGCGGTGGTGACAGTTTTGCCAGCGGGTTAATTTATGGATTCCTTGCCACCGGCGATCCTCAACAAGCGGTTGAATACGGTGCCGCCCACGGTGCGCTAGCGATGACCACGCCCGGCGACACCTCAATGGCCACTTTGGTAGAAGTCGAGCGATTGATGTCCGGTGGTGGCGCGCGAGTGCAGCGGTAG
- a CDS encoding Gfo/Idh/MocA family oxidoreductase yields the protein MSDQIRVGVVGTGFMAVTHIRAYQQVEGVKIAALCNPSGRHLDGDFSDVHGNVGSDEPVKLDMTHIAAYRSLDELLADDSIDLIDITTPTFLHHEQALAALASGKHVLCEKPMTRTSDEAREITVAATASKGFFMPAMCLRFWPEWAWVKEAIDDRRYGRVLSARFRRVAAAPAWGQSTFLDGKKSGGALLDLHIHDADFVRFCFGKPKSIYAQGHTKVSGEIDHVLAQYEVDCGAAVSAEGSWAMTQGFGFSMEYTVNFERATADFDNTREEDCLKIFEQGKEPETLKLDAPDGYAGQVAYFAECIRNGKPPRVVTAVDGAGSVELCEAAGRSIQSNGIVSLR from the coding sequence ATGTCGGATCAGATTCGAGTTGGAGTTGTGGGCACAGGATTTATGGCGGTGACGCATATTCGCGCGTACCAACAAGTGGAGGGCGTCAAAATTGCGGCTTTGTGCAACCCGAGCGGCCGGCATCTTGATGGGGATTTTTCTGACGTCCACGGAAACGTGGGCAGCGATGAACCGGTAAAACTGGACATGACCCACATCGCCGCATACCGCAGCCTCGACGAATTGCTCGCCGATGATTCCATCGATCTCATCGACATTACCACGCCTACTTTTCTCCATCACGAACAAGCCCTCGCCGCGCTGGCCTCGGGCAAGCACGTGCTCTGCGAAAAACCAATGACCCGCACCAGTGATGAAGCACGCGAAATCACCGTGGCAGCCACCGCCTCCAAAGGTTTTTTTATGCCCGCTATGTGCCTGCGTTTTTGGCCGGAATGGGCGTGGGTGAAAGAGGCCATTGACGATCGACGCTACGGACGTGTTTTAAGCGCGCGATTTCGCCGCGTAGCCGCGGCCCCGGCTTGGGGACAATCAACCTTTCTCGATGGCAAAAAATCCGGCGGCGCGTTGCTGGATTTGCACATTCACGATGCCGATTTTGTGCGCTTTTGCTTTGGCAAACCCAAATCCATTTACGCCCAGGGCCACACCAAAGTCAGCGGCGAGATCGATCACGTGCTAGCGCAATATGAAGTGGACTGCGGCGCCGCCGTTTCCGCCGAAGGCAGCTGGGCGATGACCCAAGGCTTCGGCTTCAGTATGGAATACACCGTAAACTTTGAACGCGCGACGGCAGATTTCGACAACACACGCGAGGAGGATTGTCTGAAAATTTTTGAACAAGGCAAAGAGCCCGAAACGCTCAAGCTCGATGCGCCCGATGGCTACGCCGGCCAAGTCGCGTACTTTGCTGAATGTATTCGCAATGGCAAACCGCCCCGCGTGGTCACCGCCGTCGATGGTGCGGGGTCGGTGGAATTATGCGAAGCTGCGGGGAGATCGATTCAGTCGAATGGAATCGTCTCGCTTCGGTAG
- a CDS encoding polyprenol monophosphomannose synthase encodes MPNADHETLVIVPTYNERDNLPAIVEALEKLPVDVLVVDDNSPDGTGDLADELSSKKSFVHVLHRKQKEGLGRAYCAGFKWALERDYELIFEMDGDFSHDPNDIPAFLAEAKNADLVLGTRYRGGIRVNNWPLRRLMLSLGAAKYVQWITGMPFSDPTGGYKCFRRRALERVNLATVRSNGYSFQIEMTHKIWRQGLRVAEQNIVFTERIEGTSKMSWHIAWEAVWMVWRLWFQHGLRRWPKKKQG; translated from the coding sequence ATGCCGAATGCCGACCACGAAACGCTCGTCATTGTGCCGACTTACAATGAACGCGACAACCTCCCTGCAATCGTGGAGGCGCTCGAAAAATTGCCAGTGGACGTTTTAGTGGTTGATGACAATTCCCCGGATGGCACAGGCGACTTGGCTGATGAATTATCTTCTAAAAAAAGTTTTGTTCACGTACTGCATCGCAAACAAAAAGAGGGCCTCGGAAGAGCATACTGCGCGGGCTTTAAGTGGGCACTCGAGCGCGACTACGAGTTAATTTTTGAAATGGACGGCGATTTCTCTCACGACCCCAACGACATTCCCGCGTTTTTGGCCGAAGCAAAAAATGCTGACCTTGTTTTAGGCACGCGCTATCGCGGCGGCATCCGGGTCAATAACTGGCCGTTACGGCGATTGATGCTCAGCCTCGGCGCAGCCAAATATGTACAGTGGATCACCGGCATGCCTTTCAGCGATCCCACCGGCGGCTACAAATGTTTCCGCCGCAGGGCACTTGAACGTGTAAACCTCGCTACCGTACGTTCGAATGGCTACAGTTTTCAAATCGAAATGACCCACAAAATTTGGCGGCAAGGCCTGCGCGTGGCGGAACAAAACATTGTGTTCACCGAGCGCATCGAAGGCACCTCAAAAATGTCGTGGCACATCGCGTGGGAAGCGGTTTGGATGGTCTGGCGGTTATGGTTCCAACACGGCTTGCGCCGATGGCCGAAAAAGAAACAAGGGTAA